The following are encoded together in the Kribbella voronezhensis genome:
- a CDS encoding PKD domain-containing protein, with translation MRRSVYSVLLAIALAVPAWVIPVQASQAVHVPQDRLVSADPANFTPNVLDGSVESIQQIGNTVLIGGDFHQIQASTGGPVLTRNNLAAFDATTGAISTTFVPNPDGEVTTIIPSGDGSTVYIGGYFNNVSGAGSPSTARINATTGARITTFKPPKLDGRIKDMRLVGNRLWLAGYFTTVQDQPQAALATVNATTGAFDPFMGLAIAGVHNGGVPTVMKMDVTPDGSELVAIGNFNDIEGVQHHQVFMLNLTGPSAAVENWQTNFYTTGCSGAFQTYMRDLDISPDGSYFVISTTGAYGGANVACDSTSRWETSARGSNLSYRWIDNTGGDTTYAVAATGTAVYVGGHQRWQNNPFAGDSPGPGAVSRQGIAALDPANGLPFSWNPTRERGVGVFDLYSTSTGLWVGSDTEHLGANFEYHPRIAFFPLAGGTVVKPNNTSWLPNNIYAAGPRGPAASPSILYRVNAAGDAIGAADGGSDWAADTAAAPDSHHGAGSNTAGYSPVPNVAATVPASTPRAIFDSERWGAQTWSFPVPNGVPLQVRLYFANRYGGTSSVGQRVFDVSLEGTTVLNDYDIVADAGDQTGTMKSFDITSDGSVDLSLTNVVENPLINGIEIVRTDLTDTGAADAVTKTAYDGTTFGAHTSTPNGGISWRDNRGAFMLNGVLYAGSSDGSFTRRSYDGTTFGAATAINTADALVPMTDWHSEVSQISGMFFDAGRLYYTLAGQSNLYYRYFTPESGVVGSYRFTATGNVAGVDFAKVNGMFITPSSIYWANSADGNLRRSDWSSATGAPTGSSTTVSTDDWRAHTLFLFQSTNGTPPNQVPVAHAGVTCNDLDCAFSSAGSTDPDGTITSYAWNFGDGGTDTGASPAHRYPAAGTYTATLTVTDNDGGTAQATQSVTVTHVNATPTASFTVSCAGLTCSVDGSGSTDPDGPIGSYAWTFGDGGTATGVTASHTYAATGTFTIGLTVNDGEGGTDSTTRSATANSDPITFKGADNLNANATQFTVTVPSGVSAGDLLLLFFSDNDPAPAVTGPAGWTQVQTVSSTNQNGRVWRKTATATDAGSQVRVNTSATTKADTTLLAYAGISGTTPVAASASGSETVNRTTHTTPTVASTVAGARLLSYWGEKSSATTSLVPPAGMTVRASSSGSGSGRITSLTGDSGPLAPGTLGGLTATADSASAKALMFSVVIAPS, from the coding sequence GGATCGGCTGGTGAGCGCCGATCCGGCGAACTTCACGCCGAACGTGCTGGACGGCTCGGTGGAGTCCATCCAGCAGATCGGCAACACCGTCCTGATCGGTGGTGACTTCCACCAGATCCAGGCATCGACCGGGGGACCGGTCCTGACCCGGAACAACCTGGCCGCGTTCGACGCCACCACCGGTGCGATCAGCACCACGTTCGTGCCGAATCCCGACGGCGAGGTCACCACGATCATTCCGTCCGGTGACGGCTCGACCGTCTACATCGGCGGCTACTTCAACAACGTCAGCGGCGCCGGTTCACCGAGCACCGCGCGGATCAACGCCACCACCGGCGCCCGGATCACCACCTTCAAGCCGCCGAAGCTGGACGGCCGGATCAAGGACATGCGCCTGGTCGGCAACCGGCTCTGGCTGGCCGGCTACTTCACCACGGTGCAGGACCAGCCGCAGGCCGCTCTCGCCACCGTCAACGCGACCACCGGTGCCTTCGACCCGTTCATGGGCCTGGCGATCGCCGGCGTCCACAACGGCGGCGTGCCGACCGTGATGAAGATGGACGTCACCCCGGACGGCAGCGAGCTGGTTGCCATCGGCAACTTCAATGACATCGAGGGTGTCCAGCACCACCAGGTGTTCATGCTGAACCTCACCGGCCCGAGCGCGGCGGTGGAGAACTGGCAGACGAACTTCTACACCACCGGCTGCTCGGGCGCCTTCCAGACCTACATGCGCGATCTGGACATCTCCCCGGACGGCTCGTACTTCGTCATCTCGACCACCGGCGCGTACGGCGGCGCGAACGTCGCCTGCGACTCGACCTCGCGTTGGGAGACCAGCGCCCGCGGCAGCAACCTGTCCTATCGCTGGATCGACAACACCGGCGGCGACACGACGTACGCCGTGGCTGCGACCGGCACCGCTGTCTATGTGGGCGGTCACCAGCGCTGGCAGAACAACCCCTTCGCGGGTGACAGCCCTGGTCCGGGTGCGGTCTCGCGGCAGGGCATCGCCGCGCTCGACCCGGCCAACGGCCTGCCGTTCTCCTGGAACCCGACCCGCGAACGCGGCGTCGGCGTCTTCGATCTCTACTCCACCTCGACCGGCCTGTGGGTCGGTTCGGACACCGAGCACCTCGGCGCCAATTTCGAGTACCACCCGCGGATCGCGTTCTTCCCGCTCGCCGGCGGCACGGTGGTCAAGCCGAACAACACCTCCTGGCTGCCGAACAACATCTACGCGGCCGGTCCGCGTGGCCCGGCTGCGAGTCCGAGCATCCTGTACCGCGTGAACGCGGCCGGTGACGCGATCGGCGCAGCGGACGGCGGGTCCGACTGGGCTGCCGATACAGCCGCTGCGCCGGATTCACACCATGGTGCGGGCAGCAACACGGCCGGCTACAGCCCGGTCCCGAACGTCGCCGCGACGGTTCCGGCCTCCACACCCCGGGCGATCTTCGACAGCGAGCGATGGGGTGCGCAGACCTGGAGCTTCCCGGTCCCGAACGGCGTACCGCTGCAGGTCCGGCTGTACTTCGCCAACCGGTACGGCGGCACCTCGTCGGTCGGCCAGCGCGTCTTCGACGTGTCGCTGGAGGGCACCACGGTGCTCAACGACTACGACATCGTCGCCGACGCGGGTGACCAGACCGGCACGATGAAGTCGTTCGACATCACCAGTGACGGCAGCGTGGACCTCAGCCTGACCAACGTGGTGGAGAACCCGCTGATCAACGGCATCGAGATCGTCCGCACCGACCTGACCGACACCGGTGCGGCCGACGCGGTGACGAAGACGGCGTACGACGGGACGACCTTCGGGGCGCACACCTCGACCCCGAACGGCGGGATCAGCTGGCGCGACAACCGTGGCGCCTTCATGCTCAACGGCGTCCTGTACGCCGGTTCGTCGGACGGCAGCTTCACGCGGCGCAGCTACGACGGCACCACCTTCGGCGCGGCGACCGCCATCAATACCGCCGACGCGCTGGTCCCGATGACCGACTGGCACAGTGAGGTCAGCCAGATCAGCGGGATGTTCTTCGACGCGGGCAGGCTCTACTACACGCTGGCCGGCCAGTCGAACCTGTACTACCGCTACTTCACGCCGGAGAGCGGGGTCGTCGGCTCGTACCGCTTCACCGCGACCGGCAACGTCGCCGGCGTGGACTTCGCCAAGGTGAACGGCATGTTCATCACCCCCTCGTCGATCTACTGGGCGAACTCGGCGGACGGCAACCTGCGGCGCTCCGACTGGTCGTCCGCGACCGGTGCGCCGACGGGATCGTCCACCACGGTGTCCACCGACGACTGGCGGGCGCACACGTTGTTCCTGTTCCAGTCCACGAACGGCACTCCGCCGAACCAGGTACCGGTCGCGCACGCGGGCGTCACCTGCAACGATCTCGACTGCGCCTTCTCCTCGGCCGGCTCGACCGATCCGGACGGCACCATCACGTCGTACGCGTGGAACTTCGGTGACGGAGGGACGGACACCGGGGCCAGCCCGGCGCACCGGTACCCGGCGGCCGGCACGTACACGGCGACCCTGACGGTGACCGACAACGACGGGGGCACCGCGCAGGCGACGCAATCGGTCACGGTGACGCACGTCAACGCGACGCCGACAGCGTCCTTCACGGTTTCCTGTGCTGGGCTGACGTGTTCGGTGGACGGATCGGGTTCGACCGATCCGGACGGCCCGATCGGCTCCTATGCGTGGACGTTCGGCGACGGCGGTACTGCGACCGGCGTGACGGCCTCGCACACGTACGCCGCCACGGGCACCTTCACCATCGGGCTCACCGTCAACGACGGCGAGGGCGGCACCGACAGCACCACCCGGTCGGCGACGGCGAACTCGGATCCGATCACGTTCAAGGGCGCCGACAATCTGAACGCGAACGCGACCCAGTTCACGGTGACCGTTCCGTCCGGGGTGTCCGCCGGCGACCTGTTGCTGTTGTTCTTCAGTGACAACGATCCGGCGCCTGCCGTGACCGGGCCGGCCGGCTGGACCCAGGTCCAGACCGTGTCGTCGACGAACCAGAACGGTCGCGTCTGGCGCAAGACGGCCACCGCTACCGATGCCGGCAGTCAGGTACGGGTGAACACGTCGGCGACCACCAAGGCCGACACCACCCTGCTGGCCTATGCGGGAATCTCCGGTACCACGCCGGTCGCGGCTTCGGCCTCGGGCAGCGAGACGGTCAACCGGACGACGCACACGACACCGACCGTGGCGTCCACGGTGGCCGGGGCCCGGCTGCTCAGCTACTGGGGCGAGAAGTCGTCCGCGACGACCTCGCTGGTGCCGCCGGCCGGGATGACGGTCCGGGCCTCGTCCAGTGGTTCCGGATCGGGCCGGATCACGTCGCTGACCGGTGACAGCGGTCCGCTGGCGCCGGGCACTCTCGGTGGCCTGACCGCTACCGCCGACTCGGCGTCGGCGAAAGCGCTGATGTTCTCGGTGGTCATCGCGCCGAGTTGA